A window of the Egibacter rhizosphaerae genome harbors these coding sequences:
- a CDS encoding class II fumarate hydratase gives MRTERDSMGEMQVPAGAYYGAQTQRAVQNFPISGQRIPRRVIQALGLIKHAAATFNEGAGVLDADRAGAVRRAADEVASGQHDADFVVDVFQTGSGTSSNMNTNEVIANRANELLGGQLGANDPVHPNDHVNAGQSSNDVFPTAVHVAAYLASTEELLPALRTLESSLAGKARAFADVVKPGRTHLMDATPVTLGQEFGGYARQLALGIERVEAALPRVAELPLGGTAVGTGLNAPAGMTEAMLSELRERTGADALREASDHFEAQGARDGLVELSGACKTVAVSLTKIANDVRLLGSGPRTGIAELQLPAVQPGSSIMPAKVNPVIPESVTQVCAQVIGNDTAATVGGMNGHLELNVYIPVMARNVLESVHLLATSAENFARQCIDGVEANEARATELVEKDLAIVTALVPAIGYDKSAELSKRALEQDRPLREVVKEAGVLSDEEVDRALDTKAMTEGGVIGE, from the coding sequence ATGAGGACCGAACGCGATTCCATGGGCGAGATGCAGGTCCCGGCCGGGGCCTACTACGGCGCGCAGACGCAGCGGGCGGTGCAGAACTTCCCCATCTCGGGCCAACGCATCCCCCGGCGGGTGATCCAGGCGCTCGGGCTGATCAAGCACGCGGCTGCCACGTTCAACGAGGGCGCGGGGGTCCTCGATGCCGACCGGGCCGGGGCCGTCCGGCGGGCCGCCGACGAGGTCGCGTCCGGCCAGCACGACGCCGACTTCGTCGTCGACGTGTTCCAGACGGGGTCGGGGACCTCGTCCAACATGAACACCAACGAGGTGATCGCCAACCGTGCCAACGAGCTGCTCGGCGGGCAACTCGGGGCCAACGACCCGGTGCATCCCAACGACCACGTGAACGCCGGCCAGTCGTCGAACGACGTGTTCCCCACGGCGGTGCACGTCGCGGCGTACCTAGCCTCGACCGAGGAGCTCCTGCCGGCGCTGCGCACGCTCGAGAGCTCCCTCGCCGGCAAGGCGCGGGCGTTCGCGGACGTCGTCAAGCCGGGCCGCACGCACCTCATGGACGCGACGCCGGTGACCCTCGGCCAGGAGTTCGGGGGCTATGCGCGCCAGCTCGCGCTCGGGATCGAGCGGGTGGAGGCGGCGCTGCCGCGGGTGGCGGAGCTCCCGCTCGGTGGCACCGCGGTGGGCACCGGGCTGAACGCGCCCGCCGGGATGACCGAGGCGATGCTGTCCGAGCTGCGCGAGCGGACGGGGGCCGACGCGCTGCGCGAGGCGTCCGACCACTTCGAGGCACAGGGTGCGCGGGACGGCCTGGTCGAGCTGTCCGGCGCGTGCAAGACGGTGGCGGTGAGCCTCACGAAGATCGCGAACGACGTCCGGCTCCTGGGCTCGGGTCCCCGCACGGGCATCGCCGAGCTGCAGCTGCCGGCGGTCCAGCCGGGCAGCTCGATCATGCCCGCCAAGGTCAACCCGGTGATCCCCGAGTCAGTGACCCAGGTCTGCGCACAGGTGATCGGCAACGACACCGCGGCGACCGTCGGGGGGATGAACGGTCACCTCGAACTCAACGTGTACATCCCGGTGATGGCCCGCAACGTGCTGGAGTCGGTGCACCTGCTCGCGACGAGCGCCGAGAACTTCGCGCGCCAGTGCATCGACGGGGTCGAGGCCAACGAGGCGCGAGCGACCGAGCTGGTCGAGAAGGACCTGGCGATCGTCACCGCGCTCGTGCCCGCGATCGGCTACGACAAGAGCGCGGAGCTGTCGAAGCGGGCGCTCGAGCAGGACCGTCCGCTGCGCGAGGTCGTGAAGGAGGCCGGGGTGCTCTCCGACGAGGAGGTCGACCGAGCCCTCGACACGAAGGCGATGACCGAGGGCGGCGTCATCGGCGAGTAG
- a CDS encoding histidine phosphatase family protein: MTTLLLIRHGVTSATGKRLGGRTEAPLDERGVAQARAAAERLASLPIRAVYASPLRRTWETAEHIAAARRLDPRRADGLIEVEYGRWTDRPLTQVAKTKLWEAVQNRPSLVTFPEGETIRGAQERAVATVEDLVAAHRRDVVAAVSHADVIKGVIAFYLGQPLDLFQRLVIAPGSVSALQLAPGGRPALLRLNDDGPLDPAAFRAPPSRRPRAGSRSRRPSEG, translated from the coding sequence GTGACGACGCTCCTGCTCATCCGCCACGGGGTCACCTCCGCGACCGGCAAGCGGCTCGGAGGTCGCACCGAGGCCCCGCTCGACGAGCGCGGGGTGGCCCAGGCCCGAGCCGCTGCCGAGCGGCTCGCCTCGCTGCCGATCCGCGCGGTCTATGCGAGCCCGCTGCGGCGCACCTGGGAGACCGCCGAGCACATCGCCGCCGCCCGCCGCCTCGACCCCCGCCGCGCGGACGGTCTGATCGAGGTCGAGTACGGTCGGTGGACCGACCGACCCCTCACCCAGGTCGCGAAGACGAAGCTGTGGGAGGCCGTGCAGAACCGTCCGAGCCTCGTCACCTTCCCCGAGGGCGAGACGATCCGCGGCGCCCAGGAACGCGCCGTGGCGACGGTGGAGGACCTCGTGGCGGCGCACCGCCGCGATGTCGTCGCCGCGGTGAGCCACGCCGACGTCATCAAGGGAGTGATCGCGTTCTACCTCGGCCAACCGCTCGACCTCTTCCAGCGGCTCGTGATCGCGCCGGGCTCGGTCAGCGCGCTGCAGCTCGCGCCCGGCGGTCGACCGGCCCTGCTGCGCCTCAACGACGACGGGCCGTTGGACCCGGCGGCGTTCCGGGCTCCACCCAGCCGCCGGCCCCGTGCCGGGTCCCGTAGCCGTCGTCCCAGCGAGGGGTGA
- a CDS encoding DUF3090 family protein, with the protein MGESVEFESVEFITAGAVGEPGERAFYVQAEGEGQRVALLAEKTQIRSLAQLAQELLGRAGITVTPDDLDEASQRLREPVEPWWRAGSMSLGMDDEAERFVLEVEELPEELDPAEEPGEARFWMTREQLTALAAYAAYAVEAGARETCRLCSRPIDPVEGHVCPAQNGHGPLTT; encoded by the coding sequence ATGGGCGAATCGGTCGAGTTCGAGTCCGTGGAGTTCATCACCGCCGGCGCCGTCGGCGAGCCGGGCGAGCGCGCCTTCTACGTCCAGGCCGAGGGCGAGGGCCAGCGTGTCGCGCTGCTGGCCGAGAAGACACAGATCCGGTCGCTGGCCCAACTCGCGCAGGAGCTGCTCGGCCGAGCGGGCATCACGGTGACGCCCGACGACCTCGACGAGGCGTCGCAGCGGCTGCGAGAGCCCGTCGAGCCGTGGTGGCGCGCCGGCTCCATGTCGCTCGGCATGGACGACGAGGCCGAGCGCTTCGTGCTCGAGGTCGAGGAACTACCCGAGGAGCTCGATCCCGCGGAGGAACCTGGCGAGGCGCGGTTCTGGATGACCCGGGAGCAGCTGACCGCCCTGGCCGCGTACGCGGCCTACGCCGTCGAAGCGGGGGCGCGCGAGACGTGCCGGCTCTGCTCCCGCCCCATCGACCCCGTCGAGGGGCACGTGTGCCCCGCGCAGAACGGTCATGGCCCTCTCACCACCTGA
- a CDS encoding SCO1664 family protein, translated as MALSPPDALARLADSRLAPLGRLANASNGTVLVSVGGAPTVDPDELVADPDRHGVVLAIYKPRAGERPLLDFPGGTLCQREVAAYELSAFLGWDLVPPTVLRDGPLGEGSVQLFVPHDPSQHYFTLVEDPGRHEELARIALFDLVTNNADRKAGHVIEASDGELRGIDHGLTFHVEAKLRTVMWDLHDVPLPASWRDDLECAATALSAGERVARRLTRLLEPEEIDTLARRAAHAATLERLPLPPEHRRPYPWPPL; from the coding sequence ATGGCCCTCTCACCACCTGACGCCCTGGCGCGTCTCGCCGACTCGCGGCTGGCTCCGCTGGGGCGCCTCGCGAACGCCAGCAACGGCACGGTGCTCGTGTCGGTCGGTGGCGCGCCGACGGTCGACCCCGACGAGCTCGTCGCCGATCCCGACCGCCACGGGGTCGTGCTGGCGATCTACAAACCGCGCGCGGGCGAGCGGCCCCTGCTGGACTTCCCCGGTGGGACGCTGTGCCAGCGCGAGGTCGCCGCCTACGAGCTGAGCGCCTTCCTCGGATGGGATCTCGTGCCCCCGACGGTCCTGCGGGACGGGCCGCTCGGCGAGGGCTCGGTGCAGCTGTTCGTGCCCCACGATCCCAGCCAGCACTACTTCACGCTCGTGGAGGATCCCGGTCGCCACGAGGAGCTCGCCCGTATCGCGCTGTTCGACCTCGTCACCAACAACGCCGACCGCAAGGCCGGCCACGTCATCGAGGCCTCCGACGGCGAGCTGCGCGGCATCGATCACGGGCTGACGTTCCACGTCGAGGCCAAGCTGCGCACCGTGATGTGGGATCTGCACGACGTGCCCTTGCCGGCGTCGTGGCGCGACGACCTCGAGTGCGCCGCGACGGCGCTGTCGGCCGGAGAGCGGGTCGCGCGGCGACTGACGCGACTGCTCGAGCCCGAGGAGATCGACACCCTGGCCCGTCGCGCGGCCCACGCGGCCACGCTGGAGCGCCTGCCGCTCCCGCCGGAGCACCGCCGCCCCTACCCTTGGCCCCCGCTGTAG
- the ilvA gene encoding threonine ammonia-lyase: MADDHLVARPHIDAARVRLAGLVQHTPVEESRTISEQAGARTLLKCEHLQRTGSFKLRGAGNRIAALSEEERARGVVCASAGNHAQGVALSARGFGARATVFMPERAPLPKVAATRGYGADVRLVGSGFEEAYEASCAFLEETGGTYVHPFDHPEVIAGQGTLGLDIVEDVPDAGTVVVPIGGGGLAAGVASAVKLVSPGTRVVGVQAAGAASFPGSLAAGEPRGLDHVSTIADGIALKRPGDLTYAHVAERVDEIVTVSDESIARGVLLLAERAKQIVEPAGAAGVAALLDRSATLVEPVVAVLCGGNVDPILLHRILQSGLFEEGRYFAFRIRLRDRPGALSALLARIATTGANVLRVDHHRLNTRLGVLEVEVELEVETRGPGHIDELVNTLVEGGYPVN; encoded by the coding sequence GTGGCCGACGATCACCTGGTCGCACGACCGCACATCGACGCGGCACGGGTTCGCCTCGCAGGCCTCGTGCAGCACACGCCCGTGGAGGAGAGCCGCACGATCTCCGAGCAGGCGGGTGCCCGGACCCTGCTGAAGTGCGAGCACCTGCAACGCACCGGGTCGTTCAAGTTGCGCGGGGCCGGCAACCGCATCGCCGCCCTGTCGGAGGAGGAGCGGGCGCGAGGCGTCGTGTGCGCGTCGGCGGGCAACCACGCGCAGGGCGTCGCGCTGTCCGCCCGGGGCTTCGGGGCGAGAGCGACCGTGTTCATGCCCGAGCGAGCCCCGCTGCCGAAGGTCGCGGCCACGCGGGGCTACGGCGCGGACGTGCGGCTGGTCGGTTCGGGCTTCGAGGAGGCCTACGAGGCGAGCTGCGCCTTCCTCGAGGAGACCGGCGGCACCTACGTGCACCCGTTCGACCACCCCGAGGTGATCGCGGGGCAGGGCACGCTCGGGCTCGACATCGTGGAGGACGTTCCGGACGCGGGCACGGTGGTCGTCCCGATCGGTGGGGGAGGCCTCGCCGCCGGGGTCGCGAGCGCGGTCAAACTCGTGAGCCCCGGGACGCGGGTCGTCGGCGTGCAGGCTGCCGGCGCCGCCTCCTTCCCCGGGTCGCTGGCCGCAGGGGAGCCCCGCGGACTGGACCACGTCTCGACGATCGCGGACGGCATCGCGCTCAAGCGGCCGGGCGACCTGACCTACGCGCACGTCGCCGAGCGGGTCGACGAGATCGTCACGGTCAGCGACGAATCGATCGCCCGGGGCGTCCTGCTGCTCGCCGAGCGGGCGAAGCAGATCGTCGAGCCGGCCGGGGCCGCGGGCGTCGCGGCCCTGCTCGATCGTTCGGCGACGCTCGTGGAACCGGTCGTGGCGGTTCTCTGCGGCGGCAACGTCGACCCGATCCTGTTGCACCGCATCCTGCAGTCGGGGCTGTTCGAGGAGGGCCGGTACTTCGCGTTCCGCATCCGTCTCAGGGACCGCCCCGGCGCGCTGTCGGCGCTGCTGGCCCGGATCGCGACCACCGGCGCGAACGTGCTGCGGGTCGACCACCACCGGCTCAACACCCGGCTGGGCGTGCTCGAGGTCGAGGTGGAGCTCGAGGTCGAGACGCGTGGCCCCGGTCACATCGACGAGCTGGTGAACACCCTGGTCGAGGGTGGCTACCCGGTCAACTAG
- a CDS encoding thiolase family protein, producing MAAQLRDAVYVDGVRVPIGRARPDGYYGATRADDMAVRTIRALLERNGGLDPARVDDNAWAATAQVGDQGLTLGRSTAVLAGLPKSVPGYAVDRMCAGALTTITNAANAIRVGAQDVVIAGGVEHMGHHPMGEEVDPNPRFVAESLVDSSALVMGATAENLHDELPGVTRARCDEYALQSQERVAKAQADGVFDDHVVPMTVWQAPSDDAEGPGGGWRVVTQDEHPRPGTTLEDLAALPTPFRPGGRITAGNAAGLNDGAGCALLTSREAADEMGLAPTMRLVDYAFVGVEPETMGYGPVPATEQVLARAGLTIDDIDLVEMNEAFAVQCVAFLDHFGLPLDSPKVNPYGGAIALGHPLAMSGARLSMQLAHAFRAQPEARYGITTLCIGMGMGCTVLWERC from the coding sequence ATGGCCGCACAGTTGCGTGACGCCGTCTACGTGGACGGAGTGCGCGTCCCCATCGGCCGGGCGCGTCCCGACGGGTACTACGGCGCCACTCGTGCCGACGACATGGCCGTGCGCACGATCCGTGCGCTGCTCGAACGCAATGGGGGGCTCGATCCCGCCCGTGTGGACGACAACGCCTGGGCGGCGACCGCGCAGGTCGGCGACCAGGGTCTCACGCTCGGGCGGTCGACCGCGGTGCTCGCCGGGCTGCCGAAGAGCGTCCCCGGCTACGCGGTTGACCGGATGTGCGCCGGCGCGCTCACGACGATCACGAACGCGGCGAACGCGATCCGGGTCGGTGCCCAGGACGTCGTCATCGCCGGCGGTGTGGAGCACATGGGCCACCACCCGATGGGTGAAGAGGTGGACCCCAATCCCCGCTTCGTGGCGGAGAGCCTGGTCGATTCCTCCGCGCTGGTCATGGGAGCCACGGCCGAGAACCTGCACGACGAGCTGCCCGGCGTCACCCGCGCCCGGTGCGACGAGTACGCACTTCAGTCCCAGGAACGGGTCGCCAAGGCCCAGGCCGACGGGGTGTTCGACGACCACGTCGTGCCGATGACGGTCTGGCAGGCCCCCAGCGACGATGCCGAGGGTCCGGGGGGCGGCTGGCGCGTCGTGACCCAGGACGAGCACCCGCGTCCTGGCACCACGCTCGAGGACCTCGCCGCCCTGCCCACCCCGTTCCGTCCCGGCGGGCGGATCACCGCGGGGAACGCCGCGGGCCTCAACGACGGTGCCGGCTGCGCACTGTTGACCAGCCGCGAGGCCGCCGACGAGATGGGCCTGGCCCCGACCATGCGCCTCGTGGACTACGCGTTCGTCGGCGTCGAGCCCGAGACGATGGGCTACGGGCCCGTGCCGGCCACCGAGCAGGTCCTCGCGCGAGCCGGCCTCACGATCGACGACATCGACCTGGTCGAGATGAACGAGGCGTTCGCCGTGCAGTGCGTCGCCTTCCTCGACCACTTCGGCCTCCCGCTCGACTCGCCGAAGGTCAACCCCTACGGCGGGGCCATCGCCCTCGGTCACCCGCTCGCGATGAGCGGCGCCCGCCTGTCGATGCAGCTGGCGCACGCCTTCCGGGCCCAGCCGGAGGCGCGTTACGGCATCACCACCCTCTGCATCGGCATGGGGATGGGCTGCACGGTCCTCTGGGAGCGCTGCTGA